The DNA segment TCCACCAAAAAATGTATAAAATACAACGATAAACAGCGTAAGTAAAGCACCTGTATAAAATGGTAGTCCAAAAAAGCTCTCAAACGTCTTGCCTCCAGCGATAATTCCACTTGAAACGTAGAGCGTAAAAAATATCAAAATAAGCATACCTGAAACTATTCTGAGCACTTTTGTGCGGTCTTTGAAACGGTTTTCTAAAAAATCTGGTATGGTTATACTATCGCTTGCGACCTCTGTATAAACGCGAAGCCTTTTTGCTAAAAACAAGTAGTTGCAATACGCACCAATAACAAGCCCTAAAAGCATCCATACATTTGATAGACCACTTGCATAAAATGCCCCTGGAACGCCAAGTAGCATCCAGCCACTCATATCAGACGCCCCCGCACTTAGTGCTGTTGCAAACGGTCCAAGACGGCGGTTATCAAGCAGGTACTCGCCCATATTTGCACTTTTGTTGTATGAATACCAGCCGATAAATAAAAGTACTCCAAAGTAAAGTCCTATCGCTACGTAAGATGAAAAATCCATATATTGCCTTTTGAAATTTAAAAACCACCATACTATTACAATTTTGTTTAAAATTTAATTTTTTAGCAACCTTTAAGCAAAAAAATATCAAATTTTTCGTATCATTATGCCCTACTTATTACAAAAGGGACAGAGTTGAACGAGAAATTTTTTAGAATTCTTTTTTTTCTAGCAATTGTCATTTTTGGTTGCTATTACGCTTATCCTACGGAGATGAACGAAATACAACGTATGGCTTATTTAAAAAGCTACGGAGTTACGCTTGGACTTGCCTTAGGTGGTATAGCTATTGGTATTACGCTTGGTTTTTTGCTGGCTTTTTTAAGATTTTTAAATATCAAAATTTTAAGCTTTGTAATAGATGAATATATCGACATTTTGCGTGGCACCCCGATACTTTTACAGCTCCTTATTTTCTCAGTTGTGATATTTTCTACGTGGAGTAATAACTTTTATGTCGCACTTATTGCACTTGGATTAAATAGCTCTGCTTATGTTGCCGAAATTGTAAGAAGCGGTATAAATAGCGTTGATAAGGGGCAAATGGAGGCAGCTCGT comes from the Campylobacter mucosalis genome and includes:
- a CDS encoding amino acid ABC transporter permease: MNEKFFRILFFLAIVIFGCYYAYPTEMNEIQRMAYLKSYGVTLGLALGGIAIGITLGFLLAFLRFLNIKILSFVIDEYIDILRGTPILLQLLIFSVVIFSTWSNNFYVALIALGLNSSAYVAEIVRSGINSVDKGQMEAARAMGLDYSTSMRQIIFPQAIKNILPALANEFISLFKETSVVGFISVVDITMQSKSLQAVFYNPKPFIFTGIVYYVSIKFLSFLAKKLEERLNRND